One stretch of Thermococcus sp. DNA includes these proteins:
- a CDS encoding MoxR family ATPase: MIGIKEAFETLEEIVEEISRVYIGNEGVVRKTLAAALVNGNVLFEDYPGLGKTLLAKAFGKVLGLKYTRVQFTPDLLPADILGTKVWRQNLGTFELIKGPIFTHVLLADEINRAPPKTQSALLEAMEEKQVTIEGETFQLERPFFVIATQNPIEFEGTYPLPEAQLDRFLLRLRVGYPKSLEDEVAILEARLSWRKDDPTVDMRPLIDREVFVRMQELVETGVYISRDLLRYIAELIRNARADERVEAGPSPRGGIALMKVAKANALLEGRDFVLPDDVKAYAVDALAHRIVVKPEYAFEGISGEEIIKEAQEKTPVPKEAGER; encoded by the coding sequence ATGATTGGGATTAAAGAGGCGTTTGAAACCCTTGAGGAAATCGTTGAGGAAATCTCTCGGGTGTATATTGGTAATGAGGGTGTTGTTAGGAAGACTTTGGCGGCTGCTCTGGTGAACGGGAACGTGCTCTTCGAGGATTACCCTGGCTTGGGGAAAACCCTCCTGGCCAAAGCCTTCGGGAAAGTCCTAGGCTTAAAGTACACGCGAGTCCAATTCACCCCAGACTTACTACCCGCAGACATTCTGGGCACCAAAGTCTGGCGGCAAAACCTTGGAACCTTTGAACTCATTAAAGGTCCAATCTTCACGCACGTTCTACTGGCGGACGAGATTAACCGGGCTCCGCCAAAGACTCAGTCGGCATTGCTTGAGGCGATGGAGGAGAAGCAGGTGACGATTGAGGGGGAGACGTTCCAGTTGGAGCGGCCGTTCTTCGTGATTGCGACTCAGAATCCGATTGAGTTCGAGGGGACTTACCCCCTCCCCGAGGCTCAGTTGGATAGATTTCTCCTTCGCTTGCGCGTTGGTTATCCGAAATCACTTGAGGATGAGGTTGCCATTCTTGAGGCTCGCTTGTCCTGGCGGAAGGATGATCCGACGGTTGATATGAGGCCTTTGATTGACCGTGAGGTTTTTGTTAGGATGCAGGAGTTGGTTGAGACTGGTGTTTACATTAGTAGGGATTTGTTGAGGTACATTGCCGAGCTTATCAGGAATGCTCGGGCTGATGAGCGGGTCGAGGCCGGGCCGAGTCCTCGTGGGGGTATTGCCTTGATGAAGGTGGCTAAGGCTAATGCTTTGCTTGAGGGGAGGGATTTTGTGTTGCCTGATGATGTTAAGGCTTACGCGGTGGATGCTTTGGCTCACAGGATTGTGGTTAAGCCCGAGTACGCTTTTGAAGGCATAAGCGGGGAAGAAATCATCAAAGAAGCCCAAGAAAAAACACCCGTACCCAAAGAGGCGGGGGAGCGATGA
- a CDS encoding alpha-amylase family glycosyl hydrolase, with the protein MLLMPMAGAYRVPERGVVYQIMVDRFYDGNASNNEPFYDPAHRNYRLYWGGDIEGLIEKLDYIQSLGVSMIWVSPLNDNIDRMAGGSAPYHGYWTRDYKRIEEHFGTWNDFRRLVEEAKKRGICVIVDYVPNHSNPATKGEFGALYDNGTFVTDYYRDAKNATVNPITGIRENIYHHNGNIFTWSGIPLKYANLFGLADFNQLNPWVDSYLTEGAMLFTGSGACGLRIDAVKHMELGWLEVFYLRLYSKKPLFIYGEYYSLSPEKSDDLYGLYRYSNVSPVLNIPIREDIVRTFGFVGSLETLSRTLEDYYSFFVYPNKQLNFLDSHDLVRFLNEAKRDDAVERFHMALALTMTLPGIPVIYYGDESYLVSKDGKGDPYNRPMMVFDNTTEAAGIIRTLAELRRTNDALAFGDFRTVYANYSVWAFERTFGSHRLLAVMNKGSPVSLTIDLDWPDGTYRDALYGAEMKVSGGKASLELGRNSFYVFHIEREQEMPLIGSLTPYAAQPGQEILIAGAGFGNGGKVFIGGVEAKVLSWNSTEILVEVPKVKTENAWLDVVVKTGGKASEPAKLRYYSGNDIPALIAINATNLTGRLWIRGNLSELAEPRPLLRSSTDYYFTVAPLPNGTAFSVGLYTGSSWGELEPLNVTLYGFVNSTVVVLRDEPSAVETETAPAMPTTTIAHMPVGENPLPYLLAAILLLGAALIIWKKRG; encoded by the coding sequence ATGCTCCTGATGCCGATGGCCGGCGCTTACAGGGTTCCGGAGAGGGGAGTTGTTTATCAGATTATGGTTGACCGATTCTACGACGGCAACGCGAGCAACAACGAGCCCTTCTACGACCCGGCCCATAGAAACTACCGCCTGTACTGGGGCGGCGATATCGAGGGGCTTATCGAGAAACTCGACTACATTCAGAGCCTCGGCGTCTCCATGATATGGGTCTCCCCCCTCAACGACAACATAGACAGGATGGCCGGGGGGAGTGCGCCGTACCACGGCTACTGGACGCGCGACTATAAGCGCATAGAGGAACACTTTGGAACCTGGAATGACTTCAGGAGGCTCGTGGAGGAGGCTAAAAAGAGGGGTATCTGTGTAATCGTCGACTACGTCCCCAACCACTCCAACCCGGCGACGAAGGGTGAGTTCGGGGCGCTATACGACAACGGCACCTTTGTGACCGACTACTACCGGGACGCCAAGAACGCCACGGTGAACCCGATAACCGGTATCAGAGAGAACATCTACCACCACAACGGCAACATATTCACCTGGTCTGGAATCCCCCTCAAGTACGCCAACCTCTTTGGCTTAGCTGACTTCAACCAGCTCAACCCCTGGGTCGATTCATACCTCACCGAGGGGGCGATGCTCTTCACTGGTTCTGGCGCCTGCGGACTCAGGATTGACGCCGTCAAGCACATGGAACTTGGCTGGCTGGAAGTCTTTTATCTCCGCCTCTACTCCAAAAAGCCTCTCTTCATCTACGGGGAGTATTACTCCCTCTCGCCCGAGAAAAGCGACGACCTCTACGGGCTGTACCGCTACTCCAACGTCTCACCGGTTCTCAACATCCCCATAAGGGAGGACATAGTGAGAACCTTTGGCTTCGTGGGAAGCCTCGAAACCCTCTCCAGAACGCTTGAGGATTACTACTCCTTCTTTGTCTACCCGAACAAGCAGCTCAACTTCCTCGACAGCCACGACCTGGTTCGCTTCCTCAACGAGGCAAAGCGGGACGATGCCGTGGAGCGCTTCCACATGGCACTGGCCCTGACAATGACCCTGCCCGGGATTCCGGTGATATACTACGGCGACGAGAGCTACCTAGTGAGCAAAGACGGAAAGGGCGACCCGTACAACCGGCCGATGATGGTCTTCGACAACACCACCGAGGCGGCGGGAATAATCAGAACGCTGGCGGAGCTGAGAAGGACCAACGACGCACTGGCCTTCGGTGACTTCAGGACTGTTTACGCCAACTACTCCGTGTGGGCCTTCGAGAGAACCTTCGGAAGCCACAGGCTCCTCGCGGTCATGAACAAGGGCTCGCCAGTCAGTCTGACCATAGACCTCGACTGGCCCGACGGAACGTACCGCGACGCCCTCTATGGAGCCGAAATGAAGGTCTCCGGAGGAAAGGCTTCCCTTGAACTCGGCCGCAACAGTTTCTACGTCTTCCACATTGAGCGCGAACAGGAGATGCCTTTAATCGGCTCCCTGACGCCCTATGCCGCCCAGCCCGGTCAGGAAATCCTCATAGCCGGGGCGGGCTTTGGGAACGGTGGGAAGGTCTTCATAGGTGGTGTCGAGGCGAAGGTTCTCTCCTGGAACTCGACGGAGATACTCGTTGAGGTTCCCAAGGTGAAAACCGAGAACGCCTGGCTCGACGTCGTGGTCAAAACCGGGGGAAAGGCCAGCGAACCGGCAAAGCTCCGCTACTACTCGGGGAACGATATCCCAGCCCTTATAGCCATCAACGCCACGAACCTCACGGGGAGGCTCTGGATCAGGGGCAACCTGTCGGAGCTGGCCGAACCGAGGCCCCTGCTCAGGTCTTCAACCGACTACTACTTCACGGTCGCCCCGCTCCCCAACGGAACGGCATTCTCGGTGGGGCTCTACACAGGTTCTTCGTGGGGAGAGCTTGAACCCCTCAACGTCACCCTCTACGGCTTCGTGAACTCCACGGTGGTGGTTCTGAGGGATGAGCCCTCCGCCGTTGAAACCGAAACGGCTCCGGCGATGCCAACAACAACGATAGCCCACATGCCAGTCGGAGAGAACCCTCTTCCCTACCTCCTCGCCGCAATTCTCCTGCTCGGGGCCGCTCTGATAATCTGGAAGAAAAGGGGTTAA
- a CDS encoding transglutaminase domain-containing protein, whose product MARRKYVSFLTLTLLSLLLTSVVLGPALIEAPPGTKSIEEMLSPKLPPGNETNETGPPVEIPVSPRFVLLVTGAAHTHYLRLNVYTDYVDGRWLTRNATKIPSNALAPPEIRVPHHSERDSITVVSFLPLRGNLFTSLYTTRVDGAGAEAIPEYNLFRTALNVTTYSFSAVSYTFDWPYLMNLTAGNQTEYLSAPNDTLLTELARGITLGSRSDYEKALYIARYLANNYRHVENVNPPEGTDRLTWFLFQSKEGSSYDFASAFVILARLNGLPARLVEGVYIDAIPQTQVVTEKNRHFWAEVYFNDAGWLVFDPLYPDQNVYTPFELNVSPPKMTLNPGSSGTVTIKFERVASETNSSVTVDVPVLGRIAVINGSGIYNLAVGPFEEPGYYPVMVRAFTNAGTPASVLRLTAVTVPGEITVIPEQAAVGLLKESQVILGLPVHGATQDVRLNTTSPLVETWFWWGTPGSETGIYVRLASPLRYPLGWHIVNMTVTSGTKRYPLHIPVFVMESTSISADIPYTLTAGDSLIINGTVRGISTGSTPQLGNIVALLSDGRRDVLIGYGNLSDGRFSLPIKIPEHIGPMTAQVKVYYAAPLGYPYLSSGTTVTVRIKGLVKFSIPDLILALPGNITVVGRLVNGTDGPITNATVAYYLDGRYLGNATTRTDGRFSLKLEIPGIEEHVLTLEYPGSANYSPATMAVRVATIELDVPDRVTGELGKPVRISGRVIGIENATLNAYVFPGKTYTFNVVNGSFGFTIEPFQTVGERSVEFRHGASILKRITVAVVSPVKIELLTSEARGEKTAQLKFRVVNSANDPVSGIYLNVSVDGFAMRVMTNGSGIATLDVPVPEKETNATVVVSFDGSPYYLPASGRFYVIISRKRKIPWLYIGVILVIGALVARYRLVRKKPEERRGERILKIIFNNGIPLFQEGETMEISIECDGEPELYVDGKPFGKGRDFKLTLPLGDHTIEARCGDLSETATARILPSYNDAVVEYYERCFLPWAKEVGVEVDELTPREIAETLTDMMYPWEPIDTLTWIFEKAKYSGRRVSRDEFIRFYRSVLEVIGGGCVV is encoded by the coding sequence ATGGCGAGGCGGAAATACGTCTCATTTCTCACCCTCACACTGCTCTCCCTCCTCCTTACCTCCGTCGTGCTTGGACCAGCCCTCATCGAGGCACCTCCCGGAACCAAAAGCATCGAGGAGATGCTCTCACCAAAACTTCCGCCCGGAAACGAGACCAACGAAACCGGGCCGCCGGTCGAGATTCCGGTATCTCCGCGCTTTGTGCTTCTCGTCACCGGCGCGGCCCACACCCACTACCTCAGGCTCAACGTCTACACCGACTACGTGGACGGACGGTGGCTGACCAGAAACGCCACGAAGATTCCGAGCAACGCCCTTGCTCCCCCTGAGATAAGGGTCCCCCACCACAGTGAAAGGGACAGCATAACCGTCGTCTCGTTTCTGCCCCTCAGGGGCAACCTGTTCACGTCCCTCTACACGACCCGCGTCGACGGTGCCGGAGCGGAGGCCATTCCGGAGTACAACCTCTTCAGAACCGCCCTGAACGTGACCACCTACTCATTCTCCGCCGTCAGCTACACGTTTGACTGGCCGTATCTGATGAACCTCACGGCAGGAAACCAGACGGAGTACCTCTCCGCTCCCAACGACACTCTGCTCACGGAGCTGGCCAGGGGCATAACCCTGGGCTCGCGCTCTGACTACGAAAAGGCCCTCTACATAGCCAGATACCTTGCCAACAACTACAGGCACGTGGAGAACGTGAACCCTCCCGAGGGGACGGACAGGTTGACGTGGTTCCTGTTCCAGTCCAAGGAGGGCAGCTCCTACGACTTCGCCTCGGCCTTCGTGATCCTGGCCAGGCTGAACGGCCTCCCCGCGAGGCTCGTTGAAGGGGTCTACATCGATGCAATCCCCCAGACCCAGGTGGTGACGGAGAAAAACAGGCACTTCTGGGCCGAGGTCTACTTCAACGATGCCGGCTGGCTGGTCTTCGACCCCCTATACCCCGACCAGAACGTTTACACCCCCTTCGAGCTCAACGTCTCGCCACCGAAAATGACCCTCAATCCCGGTTCCTCCGGGACTGTCACGATAAAGTTTGAGAGGGTCGCCAGCGAGACTAACTCAAGCGTCACCGTGGATGTTCCAGTCCTCGGGAGGATAGCCGTCATCAACGGGTCGGGGATATACAACCTAGCGGTGGGGCCCTTCGAAGAACCTGGTTATTATCCCGTCATGGTGAGGGCATTTACAAATGCAGGAACACCGGCCTCCGTGCTCCGTCTCACAGCGGTCACAGTACCGGGCGAGATAACCGTCATCCCGGAACAGGCGGCCGTTGGCCTCCTCAAGGAGAGCCAGGTCATCCTTGGACTCCCTGTACACGGCGCCACCCAGGACGTGAGGCTCAACACGACCTCCCCGCTTGTTGAGACGTGGTTCTGGTGGGGAACGCCCGGAAGCGAGACCGGGATATACGTCAGGCTGGCCTCGCCGCTCAGATACCCCCTCGGATGGCACATCGTGAACATGACCGTGACGAGCGGCACAAAGAGGTATCCCCTCCACATCCCGGTTTTTGTTATGGAATCCACCTCGATCAGTGCAGATATCCCCTACACCCTGACGGCGGGGGATTCCCTCATCATAAACGGCACCGTACGCGGGATTTCCACGGGGAGTACCCCACAGCTGGGAAACATCGTGGCACTCCTGAGCGACGGCCGGAGGGACGTCCTGATAGGGTACGGCAACCTCTCGGACGGGAGGTTCTCGCTTCCCATCAAGATTCCGGAACACATCGGACCCATGACGGCCCAAGTGAAGGTGTACTATGCCGCACCTCTCGGGTATCCGTACCTCTCCTCAGGCACGACGGTGACGGTCAGGATAAAGGGGCTGGTGAAGTTTTCGATTCCCGACCTGATTTTGGCCCTGCCAGGAAACATCACAGTGGTGGGGCGCCTCGTCAATGGAACAGACGGCCCAATAACCAACGCCACCGTCGCCTACTACCTGGATGGCAGATACCTCGGAAACGCAACGACCCGCACGGACGGCAGGTTCTCCCTGAAGCTTGAGATTCCGGGGATAGAGGAACACGTGCTGACCCTCGAGTATCCGGGAAGCGCCAACTACTCCCCGGCGACCATGGCCGTCAGGGTGGCAACCATTGAGCTCGACGTTCCAGATAGAGTAACCGGCGAGCTCGGAAAGCCAGTTAGAATCAGCGGAAGGGTCATCGGGATTGAAAACGCCACTCTGAATGCCTACGTGTTCCCGGGTAAGACCTACACCTTCAACGTCGTCAACGGAAGCTTCGGATTCACCATTGAGCCATTCCAGACAGTCGGAGAGAGGTCAGTGGAGTTCAGGCACGGCGCCAGCATTCTGAAACGGATAACCGTTGCGGTGGTATCCCCGGTAAAGATAGAACTGCTGACGTCGGAGGCGAGGGGCGAGAAAACCGCCCAGCTGAAGTTCCGGGTCGTGAACTCGGCCAACGACCCCGTCAGCGGAATATACCTCAACGTCAGTGTGGACGGCTTTGCGATGCGCGTAATGACCAACGGCTCCGGGATAGCCACCCTCGACGTCCCAGTGCCCGAGAAGGAGACCAACGCAACGGTGGTTGTTTCCTTCGACGGCTCCCCGTACTACCTGCCCGCCAGCGGGAGGTTCTACGTCATAATCTCCAGAAAGCGGAAAATCCCCTGGCTCTACATCGGCGTGATCCTGGTCATCGGGGCCCTGGTGGCCAGATACCGGCTCGTAAGGAAGAAGCCTGAGGAAAGAAGGGGGGAAAGGATTCTGAAGATAATATTCAACAACGGCATACCGCTGTTCCAGGAGGGCGAAACCATGGAGATAAGCATAGAGTGCGACGGTGAGCCGGAACTCTACGTCGATGGAAAGCCCTTCGGGAAGGGGCGGGACTTCAAGCTGACCCTGCCACTGGGAGACCACACGATAGAAGCCCGGTGCGGCGACCTCTCGGAGACCGCAACGGCAAGGATACTGCCCAGCTACAACGACGCCGTCGTGGAGTACTACGAGAGGTGCTTCCTACCCTGGGCGAAGGAGGTAGGGGTGGAGGTGGACGAACTGACGCCCAGGGAGATAGCGGAGACCCTCACGGACATGATGTACCCGTGGGAGCCCATAGACACCCTCACCTGGATATTCGAGAAGGCCAAGTACAGCGGGAGGAGGGTCTCAAGGGACGAGTTCATACGGTTCTACCGCTCGGTACTCGAGGTAATAGGGGGTGGCTGTGTTGTTTAA
- a CDS encoding DUF58 domain-containing protein, producing MRKSLTGYILWALLLGTAFLSPGMIALAIVPLSLLALAMLVDPPREVRVRRKLSRREIRLGEEVEIRVEVTVERGIGLVVVRDPLPKNAALTSGNNVGVFFKGLKPLKVNYTYRIRPMLRGFYTLPRSEVTTRNPLGTRYIWGLYGEELRLRAVPKVIRTVPIAETRRKAKISVPETSFSIRGPISTDFKEIRDYQTGDPMKLINWKATARMGQVLVNEFEREGKKTILFIVDAREAMKIGTESESPYEHAMNLVASMAHRFLRKDYHVGLYLLGAKKFLPPATGPRQLHTMVRTMMDFERVQTEEESFADAVERLKRILVQYTPLVIYVSNVLDRTAGETKKGILTVMAVHRGKSRPVVVDISVYPTLDPRTGTLIEMEKRAITSELEGTGAYVVRWLPGREEIGEVLSRLLGEIR from the coding sequence ATGAGGAAAAGCCTGACCGGATACATCCTCTGGGCATTGCTCCTCGGAACGGCCTTCCTCTCGCCGGGGATGATAGCCCTAGCCATAGTGCCGCTCTCCCTGCTGGCCCTGGCGATGCTCGTTGACCCCCCAAGGGAGGTGAGGGTGAGGAGAAAGCTCTCAAGGCGCGAGATAAGGCTCGGCGAGGAGGTCGAGATCAGGGTTGAGGTTACCGTGGAGAGGGGAATAGGACTGGTCGTCGTCAGGGACCCGCTTCCAAAGAACGCCGCCCTTACATCGGGAAACAACGTCGGGGTCTTCTTCAAGGGGCTGAAGCCGCTGAAGGTGAACTACACCTACAGGATACGGCCGATGCTCAGGGGATTCTACACCCTGCCGAGGAGCGAGGTAACCACCAGAAACCCGCTGGGGACGAGGTACATCTGGGGACTCTACGGCGAGGAGCTCAGGCTCAGGGCAGTCCCCAAGGTTATCAGGACGGTTCCGATAGCGGAAACACGCAGGAAGGCCAAGATAAGCGTCCCTGAGACAAGCTTCTCGATAAGGGGGCCGATCTCCACTGACTTCAAGGAGATAAGGGACTACCAGACCGGAGACCCGATGAAGCTCATAAACTGGAAGGCCACCGCCCGGATGGGACAGGTTCTCGTCAACGAGTTCGAGAGGGAGGGCAAGAAAACAATCCTGTTCATAGTCGACGCCAGGGAGGCCATGAAGATAGGTACTGAAAGCGAGAGCCCCTACGAGCACGCCATGAACCTGGTCGCATCGATGGCGCACCGCTTCCTCAGGAAGGACTACCACGTGGGTCTCTACCTCCTTGGGGCAAAGAAGTTCCTGCCGCCAGCCACGGGGCCGAGACAGCTGCACACAATGGTCAGAACTATGATGGACTTCGAGAGGGTCCAGACCGAGGAGGAAAGCTTCGCGGACGCGGTTGAAAGGCTGAAGAGGATACTCGTCCAGTACACTCCCCTGGTAATATACGTCTCCAACGTGCTCGACAGAACGGCCGGGGAGACAAAGAAGGGAATCCTGACTGTGATGGCAGTCCATAGGGGAAAATCCAGGCCAGTGGTGGTGGACATCTCGGTCTACCCGACCCTCGACCCCAGAACGGGCACGCTGATTGAGATGGAGAAGAGGGCGATAACCTCTGAGCTGGAGGGCACCGGAGCTTACGTCGTCCGCTGGCTTCCCGGACGGGAGGAGATTGGGGAGGTTCTGAGCAGGCTGCTGGGGGAGATAAGATGA
- a CDS encoding PH domain-containing protein — protein sequence MSTNLPKAVVRHLEPDEKVLFTVKKKVSLEKPKWLVITDRRIIYIDEKILGRYDMKAIPYQKLEEVTVELGVISSEFLIKGEENIRLKLGWMNKEQARNTINAIKDALNAIAVEPVTIEVKKGLTHETWVLKKPKEFVSRVVSAGATVQHPPALENEEDPLEKLKKLKELYDMGVITAEEYEEKRKKLLEQI from the coding sequence ATGAGCACAAACCTTCCAAAGGCCGTTGTCCGGCATTTAGAACCAGATGAAAAGGTTCTGTTTACCGTTAAGAAAAAGGTCAGCCTCGAAAAGCCGAAGTGGCTTGTGATAACGGACAGAAGGATAATCTACATCGATGAGAAAATCCTTGGAAGGTACGACATGAAAGCCATACCGTACCAGAAGCTTGAGGAAGTCACCGTTGAGCTGGGCGTCATATCATCCGAGTTCCTAATAAAGGGCGAGGAAAACATAAGGCTCAAGCTCGGCTGGATGAACAAGGAGCAGGCGAGGAATACGATAAACGCCATAAAAGACGCCCTCAACGCGATAGCAGTCGAGCCTGTGACGATTGAGGTCAAGAAGGGCCTGACCCACGAGACGTGGGTTCTGAAGAAGCCCAAGGAGTTCGTGAGCAGGGTCGTCTCGGCCGGGGCCACGGTTCAGCATCCCCCCGCACTGGAGAATGAGGAGGACCCGCTTGAAAAGCTCAAGAAGCTGAAAGAGCTCTACGACATGGGCGTCATAACGGCGGAGGAGTACGAGGAAAAGAGAAAGAAGCTTCTCGAGCAGATTTAA